In a genomic window of Bordetella petrii:
- the rplL gene encoding 50S ribosomal protein L7/L12 yields the protein MALSKAEILDAIAGMTVLELSELIKEMEEKFGVSAAAAAVAVAAPAAGGGAAAAEEQTEFTVVLAEAGANKVSVIKAVRELTGLGLKEAKDLVDGAPKPVKEGIAKADAEAAKKKLEEAGAKVEVK from the coding sequence ATGGCACTTAGCAAAGCTGAAATCCTTGACGCCATCGCTGGCATGACCGTGCTCGAGCTGTCCGAGCTGATCAAGGAAATGGAAGAGAAATTTGGCGTGTCGGCTGCTGCCGCCGCTGTGGCCGTGGCTGCCCCCGCTGCTGGTGGCGGTGCTGCCGCTGCTGAAGAGCAGACCGAATTCACCGTGGTGCTGGCTGAAGCCGGCGCCAACAAGGTGAGCGTCATCAAGGCCGTGCGCGAACTGACCGGCCTGGGTCTGAAGGAAGCCAAGGACCTGGTCGACGGCGCGCCGAAGCCCGTCAAGGAAGGCATCGCCAAGGCTGACGCCGAAGCCGCCAAGAAGAAGCTGGAAGAAGCTGGCGCCAAGGTCGAAGTCAAGTAA
- the rplJ gene encoding 50S ribosomal protein L10, translating into MSLNRQEKAVVIEEVSAAVAKAQSIVIAEYRGLDVASVTVLRKTARESGVYLRVLKNTLARRAVAGTAFEPLSEQLTGPLIYGISEDPVSAAKVLAGFAKSNDKLVIKAGSLPNNLLNQEGVKALATMPSREELLSKLLGTMQAPIAQFVRTLNEVPTKFARGLAAVRDQKAAA; encoded by the coding sequence GTGAGTCTCAATCGTCAAGAGAAAGCGGTGGTGATCGAAGAAGTCTCGGCAGCTGTTGCCAAGGCGCAATCGATTGTTATCGCCGAGTATCGTGGTCTGGACGTCGCCTCTGTCACCGTACTGCGCAAAACTGCGCGTGAATCGGGCGTGTACCTCCGTGTTCTGAAGAACACGCTGGCCCGTCGTGCGGTTGCCGGCACGGCTTTCGAGCCGCTGTCCGAGCAACTGACCGGTCCGCTGATCTATGGCATCAGCGAAGATCCGGTTTCGGCGGCCAAGGTCCTCGCAGGTTTCGCAAAAAGCAACGACAAGCTGGTCATCAAGGCGGGCTCGCTGCCCAATAACCTGTTGAACCAAGAAGGCGTGAAGGCCCTGGCCACCATGCCCTCGCGCGAAGAGTTGCTGTCGAAACTGCTGGGCACCATGCAAGCCCCCATCGCGCAATTCGTGCGTACGCTCAACGAAGTTCCCACCAAGTTCGCCCGCGGCCTGGCTGCCGTGCGCGATCAGAAGGCGGCGGCGTAA
- the rplA gene encoding 50S ribosomal protein L1, with protein sequence MAKLSKRAAAIAKKIDRTKLYPVSEALTLVKETATAKFDESIDVAVQLGIDPKKSDQLVRGSVVLPAGTGKSVRVAVFAQGDKAEAARAAGADIVGLDDLAERIKGGQIDFDVVIASPDTMRVVGALGQVLGPRGLMPNPKVGTVTPDVATAVKNAKAGQVQYRTDKAGIIHATIGRASFGVEQLQTNLAALVDALQKARPAAAKGIYLRKLAVSSTMGGGARIEVASLSAN encoded by the coding sequence ATGGCAAAACTGTCCAAGCGCGCCGCCGCCATCGCCAAGAAAATCGACCGCACGAAGCTGTATCCCGTGTCGGAAGCCCTGACGCTGGTCAAGGAAACCGCTACCGCCAAGTTCGATGAATCCATCGACGTGGCCGTGCAGCTGGGCATCGACCCCAAGAAATCCGACCAACTGGTTCGTGGTTCCGTGGTCCTGCCCGCCGGCACCGGCAAGAGCGTTCGCGTCGCCGTGTTCGCCCAAGGCGACAAGGCTGAAGCCGCGCGTGCCGCCGGCGCCGACATCGTCGGCCTGGACGACCTGGCCGAGCGCATCAAGGGTGGCCAGATCGACTTCGACGTGGTCATCGCCTCGCCTGACACGATGCGTGTCGTGGGCGCCCTGGGTCAGGTGCTGGGTCCCCGTGGCCTGATGCCGAACCCCAAGGTCGGCACCGTCACGCCCGACGTTGCTACCGCCGTGAAGAACGCCAAGGCCGGTCAGGTTCAGTACCGCACCGACAAGGCCGGCATCATTCACGCCACCATCGGCCGCGCCTCGTTCGGCGTGGAACAGCTGCAAACCAACCTGGCCGCGCTGGTCGACGCCCTGCAAAAGGCCCGTCCCGCTGCCGCCAAGGGCATTTACCTGCGCAAGCTGGCCGTCTCGTCCACCATGGGCGGCGGCGCGCGCATCGAAGTAGCTTCGCTTTCGGCCAACTGA
- the rplK gene encoding 50S ribosomal protein L11 produces the protein MAKKIVGFIKLQVPAGKANPSPPIGPALGQRGLNIMEFCKAFNAKTQGMEPGLPIPVVITAFADKSFTFIMKTPPATVLIKKAAGVQKGSAKPHTDKVGTLTRAQAEEIAKTKEPDLTAADLEAAVRTIAGSARSMGITVEGI, from the coding sequence ATGGCGAAGAAGATCGTCGGCTTTATCAAGCTGCAAGTACCGGCTGGTAAGGCAAACCCCTCCCCCCCGATTGGCCCGGCGCTGGGTCAGCGTGGCCTGAACATCATGGAATTCTGCAAGGCGTTCAACGCCAAGACCCAGGGCATGGAGCCCGGTCTGCCGATTCCGGTGGTGATCACGGCCTTCGCCGACAAGAGCTTCACCTTCATCATGAAGACCCCGCCCGCGACGGTCCTCATCAAGAAGGCCGCCGGCGTCCAGAAGGGTTCGGCCAAGCCGCATACCGACAAGGTCGGCACGCTCACGCGCGCCCAGGCCGAGGAAATCGCCAAGACCAAAGAACCCGATCTGACCGCGGCCGATCTGGAAGCCGCCGTTCGCACGATCGCTGGCAGCGCCCGCAGCATGGGCATCACGGTTGAGGGGATCTGA
- the nusG gene encoding transcription termination/antitermination protein NusG → MSKRWYVVHVYSGMEKSVHKALNERIERAGLQTSFGRILVPSEEVVEMKGGQKSISERRIFPGYVLVEMDLTDETWHLVKNTNRVTGFLGGSGNRPTPISEKEVEKILSQMEEGVEKPRPKILFEVGEMVRVKEGPFADFNGNVEEVNYEKSKVRVSVTIFGRATPVELDFSQVEKT, encoded by the coding sequence ATGAGTAAACGCTGGTATGTCGTCCATGTGTACTCGGGCATGGAAAAAAGCGTCCACAAGGCCTTGAACGAGCGCATCGAGCGCGCGGGCCTGCAGACGTCGTTCGGCCGCATCCTGGTGCCTTCGGAAGAAGTCGTCGAAATGAAGGGCGGCCAGAAGTCCATCAGTGAGCGCCGCATTTTCCCGGGTTACGTCCTGGTCGAGATGGATCTCACCGACGAAACCTGGCATCTGGTCAAGAACACCAACCGCGTCACCGGCTTCCTGGGTGGCTCGGGCAACCGCCCCACCCCGATTTCCGAAAAAGAAGTCGAGAAGATCCTCTCCCAGATGGAAGAGGGGGTCGAGAAACCCCGCCCCAAGATCCTGTTCGAAGTGGGCGAGATGGTGCGTGTGAAAGAAGGTCCGTTTGCAGACTTCAACGGCAACGTCGAAGAAGTCAATTACGAAAAGAGCAAGGTGCGTGTGTCGGTCACCATTTTTGGTCGCGCCACCCCCGTCGAGCTCGATTTCAGCCAGGTCGAAAAGACCTGA
- the secE gene encoding preprotein translocase subunit SecE → MSNTSVETVTSTADRIKLGLAVLVVIAGIVGFSMLSAQPMAARVGVFVGGLVIAALIAWFSEPGRRTLSFANESYNEAKRVSWPTRKETTQMTGIVFAFVAIMGLLMWVLDKGIEWILYGLLLGWK, encoded by the coding sequence ATGTCTAATACCAGCGTAGAAACCGTAACCAGCACCGCCGACCGGATCAAGCTCGGGTTGGCTGTGCTTGTTGTCATTGCTGGCATCGTGGGCTTTTCGATGCTCAGCGCCCAACCCATGGCCGCCCGCGTCGGCGTGTTCGTCGGCGGGCTGGTCATTGCCGCCCTGATTGCCTGGTTCAGCGAGCCCGGCCGCCGCACCCTGAGCTTCGCCAACGAATCGTACAACGAAGCCAAGCGGGTTTCCTGGCCCACCCGCAAGGAAACCACCCAGATGACGGGCATCGTGTTCGCCTTCGTTGCGATCATGGGCCTGCTGATGTGGGTGCTCGACAAGGGCATCGAATGGATACTCTACGGCCTGCTGCTGGGCTGGAAATAA
- the tuf gene encoding elongation factor Tu, which translates to MAKGKFERTKPHVNVGTIGHVDHGKTTLTAAITTVLSTKFGGEARGYDQIDAAPEEKARGITINTAHVEYETESRHYAHVDCPGHADYVKNMITGAAQMDGAILVVSAADGPMPQTREHILLSRQVGVPYIIVFLNKADMVDDAELLELVEMEVRELLSKYDFPGDDTPIVKGSAKLALEGDKGELGEQAILKLAEALDTYIPTPERAVDGAFLMPVEDVFSISGRGTVVTGRVERGIIKVGEEIEIVGIKPTVKTTCTGVEMFRKLLDQGQAGDNVGILLRGTKREDVERGQVLAKPGSITPHTEFTAEVYILSKEEGGRHTPFFNGYRPQFYFRTTDVTGSIELPKDKEMVLPGDNVSMTVKLLAPIAMEEGLRFAIREGGRTVGAGVVAKIIA; encoded by the coding sequence ATGGCAAAAGGCAAGTTTGAACGTACCAAGCCGCACGTGAACGTGGGTACGATTGGTCACGTTGACCACGGCAAAACGACGTTGACGGCGGCGATCACGACGGTGCTGTCGACGAAGTTCGGCGGGGAAGCCCGTGGCTACGACCAGATCGACGCGGCGCCGGAAGAGAAGGCGCGCGGCATCACGATCAACACGGCGCACGTGGAATACGAGACGGAAAGCCGTCACTATGCGCACGTTGACTGCCCGGGGCACGCTGACTATGTGAAGAACATGATCACGGGCGCGGCGCAGATGGACGGCGCGATCCTGGTGGTGTCGGCCGCGGACGGCCCGATGCCGCAGACGCGCGAGCACATTCTGCTGAGCCGCCAGGTTGGCGTGCCGTACATCATCGTGTTCCTGAACAAGGCGGACATGGTCGATGACGCGGAGCTGCTCGAGCTGGTGGAAATGGAAGTTCGCGAGCTGCTGTCGAAGTACGACTTCCCGGGCGACGACACGCCGATCGTGAAGGGTTCGGCCAAGCTGGCGCTCGAAGGCGACAAGGGCGAGCTGGGCGAGCAGGCGATTCTGAAGCTGGCCGAAGCGCTGGACACGTACATCCCGACGCCTGAGCGCGCGGTCGACGGTGCGTTCCTGATGCCGGTCGAAGACGTGTTCTCGATCTCGGGTCGTGGCACGGTGGTGACGGGCCGCGTCGAGCGCGGGATCATCAAGGTGGGCGAGGAAATCGAAATCGTGGGCATCAAGCCGACGGTGAAGACGACCTGCACGGGCGTGGAAATGTTCCGCAAGCTGCTGGACCAAGGTCAGGCGGGCGACAACGTGGGGATTCTGCTGCGCGGCACCAAGCGTGAAGACGTCGAGCGTGGCCAGGTGCTGGCCAAGCCGGGTTCGATCACGCCGCACACGGAGTTCACGGCCGAGGTGTACATTCTGTCCAAGGAAGAAGGCGGTCGTCATACGCCGTTCTTCAACGGGTATCGTCCGCAGTTCTACTTCCGCACGACGGACGTGACGGGCTCGATCGAGCTGCCCAAGGACAAGGAAATGGTGCTGCCGGGCGACAACGTGTCGATGACGGTCAAGCTGCTGGCGCCGATCGCCATGGAAGAAGGCCTGCGCTTCGCCATCCGTGAAGGCGGCCGCACCGTCGGCGCCGGCGTCGTCGCCAAAATCATCGCTTAA